One Campylobacter concisus DNA segment encodes these proteins:
- the flgH gene encoding flagellar basal body L-ring protein FlgH, which produces MNHKTIWLVLSAGIICTGCTPSADPHINMKPPVYVEQLPSKDSGTGQSNAGSLFGKGENPLFSDRKAMNVNDIVTIVISENASQTSTGSKSTNKDSTVSLGGGVFTAGAAPLSNIADNLNKYGDIGFKAGGGNKFTGSGTSNRSEKFTATISARIIKILNNGNYFIEGSRELLINGEKQIMQVSGVIRPYDISQNNEIDSKYIADAKILYKTEGELDKSTKKPWGTRLMEAIWPF; this is translated from the coding sequence ATGAACCATAAAACGATTTGGCTCGTCTTATCTGCGGGCATTATTTGCACTGGCTGCACACCAAGCGCTGATCCTCATATCAATATGAAACCCCCAGTTTATGTCGAGCAACTCCCTTCAAAAGATAGTGGAACCGGACAAAGCAACGCTGGCAGCCTCTTTGGAAAGGGCGAAAATCCTCTTTTTTCAGATAGAAAAGCGATGAATGTAAATGATATCGTGACTATCGTTATCTCAGAAAATGCAAGCCAAACTTCAACTGGTAGCAAAAGTACCAACAAAGATAGCACCGTTTCGCTTGGCGGAGGTGTATTTACGGCTGGAGCCGCTCCACTTTCAAATATAGCTGATAATCTAAACAAATATGGCGACATCGGCTTTAAAGCAGGCGGTGGCAATAAATTTACAGGAAGTGGCACGAGCAACAGAAGCGAGAAATTTACCGCAACCATTTCAGCTAGGATCATAAAAATACTAAATAACGGCAATTACTTTATCGAGGGTAGCCGCGAGCTACTTATAAACGGCGAAAAACAGATCATGCAAGTAAGCGGCGTTATCAGACCTTACGACATCTCACAAAACAACGAAATCGACTCAAAATATATAGCTGACGCTAAAATTTTATATAAAACAGAGGGTGAGCTAGACAAATCTACCAAAAAACCTTGGGGCACAAGGCTTATGGAAGCTATCTGGCCATTTTAA
- the ilvN gene encoding acetolactate synthase small subunit: protein MRRTISVIVLNEHGVLARISGLFAGRGYNIDTLTVAPIPESNFSRLSIVTSGDERVLEQIVKQLHKLIPTYKVIESGEFVEKEMALVKIPLGENFAGLEAILKSYNGIVTNTNENYIVVMVADDASRIESFLKSIKKFNPVDVVRGGSVIMDI, encoded by the coding sequence ATAAGAAGAACGATATCAGTTATAGTTTTAAATGAACATGGCGTTTTGGCTAGAATTTCTGGGCTTTTTGCAGGCAGGGGCTACAATATCGACACGCTTACAGTTGCTCCAATACCTGAGAGCAACTTCTCAAGGCTAAGCATCGTAACTAGTGGCGACGAGAGGGTCTTAGAGCAGATCGTAAAGCAGCTTCATAAGCTCATACCAACATATAAAGTCATAGAAAGTGGCGAATTTGTCGAAAAAGAGATGGCTCTTGTGAAAATTCCGCTTGGTGAAAATTTTGCTGGTCTTGAGGCGATACTAAAGTCGTACAATGGCATCGTTACAAATACAAATGAAAACTACATCGTTGTCATGGTGGCTGACGATGCGAGTAGGATTGAGAGCTTTTTAAAATCAATAAAGAAATTTAACCCAGTTGACGTCGTACGCGGCGGATCTGTGATAATGGATATATGA
- a CDS encoding acetate kinase yields MKILVLNSGSSSIKFQLFAMDTKTSLASGLVEQIGSSSSRAVLKANGKTYEIKRFIKDHHDGLEAMNELFVTSHTLHDLSELDGIGHRIVHGGESFFSSMIVDESVIKKIEEISPLAPLHNPGHLAGIKNAMKESKNVPHVVVFDTVFHQSMPEHAYRYALPYDVCKTHHIRKYGFHGTSHRYVCKQAAKMLGIEFDKFNAISLHLGNGASACAVQNGKSIDTSMGLSPLEGLIMGTRSGDMDPAVVIYLLNIGVLKWNEIDNFLNKKSGLFGICGSSDMREVVARMQDDERAKLAFEMFCYRVKKYIGSYYAILGHVDALIFTGGIGENAPNTRQKICDDLKHLGIHINHELNFSNERGERCIDEEGAKIKTLIIPTNEELEIAIETARVIKENKAK; encoded by the coding sequence ATGAAAATTTTGGTTTTAAACTCAGGTAGTAGTTCGATAAAATTTCAACTTTTTGCAATGGATACCAAAACGAGCCTAGCAAGCGGTCTGGTCGAGCAAATCGGTAGCTCCAGCTCAAGAGCGGTACTAAAAGCAAATGGCAAAACCTACGAGATAAAACGCTTCATAAAAGACCACCATGACGGACTTGAGGCGATGAACGAGCTCTTTGTTACTTCACACACTCTGCACGATCTAAGCGAGCTTGATGGTATCGGACACAGGATAGTACACGGCGGAGAGAGTTTTTTTAGCTCGATGATCGTTGATGAGAGCGTTATTAAAAAGATCGAGGAGATAAGCCCACTTGCCCCTCTTCACAACCCAGGGCACCTTGCTGGCATCAAAAATGCGATGAAAGAGAGCAAAAATGTGCCTCACGTGGTCGTTTTTGACACGGTATTTCATCAAAGCATGCCAGAGCACGCTTACCGCTACGCTCTACCTTATGACGTTTGCAAGACTCATCACATCAGAAAATATGGCTTTCACGGCACATCACATAGATATGTTTGCAAGCAAGCGGCCAAAATGCTTGGCATAGAATTTGATAAATTTAACGCTATCTCACTTCATCTAGGTAACGGCGCCTCAGCCTGTGCAGTACAAAATGGCAAAAGTATCGATACCTCGATGGGGCTTAGCCCACTTGAAGGGCTCATAATGGGTACAAGAAGTGGCGATATGGACCCAGCTGTGGTCATTTACTTGCTAAATATCGGTGTTTTAAAGTGGAACGAGATCGATAACTTTTTAAACAAAAAAAGCGGACTTTTTGGAATTTGTGGCTCAAGTGACATGAGAGAGGTCGTAGCTAGGATGCAAGACGACGAGCGCGCAAAGCTTGCATTTGAGATGTTTTGCTACCGAGTAAAAAAGTATATCGGCTCATACTACGCCATTTTAGGGCATGTTGATGCACTCATATTTACTGGCGGCATCGGCGAAAATGCACCAAATACAAGGCAAAAAATTTGTGATGATCTAAAGCATCTTGGCATCCACATCAACCACGAGCTAAATTTCTCAAACGAGCGAGGCGAGAGGTGTATAGATGAAGAAGGCGCTAAGATAAAAACGCTCATCATCCCAACAAATGAAGAGCTAGAAATCGCGATAGAAACGGCTAGAGTAATAAAAGAGAACAAAGCCAAATAA
- the pta gene encoding phosphate acetyltransferase: protein MKSCYVFTDKNLAHLQEIIATKFKKVEIFKIIPDENDKNNLISSNEKEFFLKFIDKFEELKAKSDFVIVLGCESFSVFGKSELNLKLARNLNTPIFDENATELRALNPNSKLLITDKIDEILNYQAQIVTPFKFQSLLLKRAKMANKTVILPESDDERILKAAHIVLEKDAANIILLGLESEISKKAAAFGLNLSKAKVINPAQNELTDEFTKKIYELRKHKGVDEAKANVLAKDKIYFATMLIHEGLADALVSGATMSTADTIRPALQIIKTKPNVSVVSGAFFMALEEEILLFADCAVTPNPNADELASITLSSAQTASAFGLSPKIAMLSYSTAESGSGADVEFVKEAAKKASELDANLKIAAPIQFDAAVDLSVASKKMPNSEVAGHANVFIFPNLNCGNICYKAVQRSANALAVGPILQGLKKPVNDLSRGCLVEDVVNTILISAIQAGE from the coding sequence ATGAAAAGTTGTTACGTTTTTACAGACAAAAATTTAGCACATCTGCAAGAAATTATAGCTACAAAATTCAAAAAAGTTGAGATTTTTAAAATAATCCCAGATGAAAACGATAAAAATAACTTAATAAGCTCAAATGAAAAAGAGTTTTTTCTTAAATTTATAGACAAATTTGAAGAGCTAAAGGCCAAAAGCGACTTTGTTATAGTTCTTGGCTGTGAGAGCTTTAGTGTCTTTGGTAAAAGTGAGCTAAATTTAAAGCTAGCAAGAAATTTAAATACGCCAATTTTTGACGAAAATGCAACCGAGCTAAGGGCGCTAAATCCAAACTCAAAGCTTCTAATCACCGATAAGATAGATGAAATTTTAAACTATCAAGCCCAGATCGTCACTCCTTTTAAATTTCAAAGTTTGCTTCTAAAAAGAGCTAAAATGGCAAATAAGACCGTTATTTTGCCAGAAAGCGATGATGAGAGGATATTAAAAGCAGCTCACATCGTACTAGAAAAAGATGCGGCAAATATCATCTTACTAGGACTTGAGAGCGAAATTTCAAAAAAGGCAGCTGCTTTTGGGCTAAATTTGAGCAAAGCCAAAGTGATCAATCCAGCGCAAAACGAGCTGACAGATGAATTTACAAAGAAAATTTATGAGCTTAGAAAGCATAAAGGCGTTGATGAAGCCAAGGCAAATGTGCTTGCAAAAGATAAAATTTACTTTGCCACAATGCTAATTCATGAAGGCTTGGCAGACGCACTAGTAAGTGGCGCTACTATGAGCACGGCCGATACGATCCGTCCAGCTTTACAGATCATAAAGACAAAGCCAAATGTAAGTGTGGTAAGCGGGGCATTTTTCATGGCACTTGAAGAAGAAATTTTACTCTTTGCAGACTGTGCTGTCACGCCAAATCCAAACGCAGATGAGCTTGCTAGCATCACGCTAAGTAGCGCTCAAACGGCAAGTGCATTTGGCCTTAGCCCAAAGATCGCTATGCTGAGCTACTCTACAGCTGAGAGTGGAAGTGGGGCTGATGTGGAGTTTGTAAAAGAAGCTGCCAAAAAGGCGAGCGAGCTTGATGCAAATTTAAAGATCGCAGCGCCCATTCAGTTTGATGCAGCAGTTGATCTAAGCGTGGCTAGTAAAAAGATGCCAAACTCAGAGGTTGCTGGGCATGCAAATGTCTTTATCTTTCCAAATTTAAACTGCGGAAATATCTGTTATAAAGCAGTTCAGCGAAGCGCAAACGCTCTAGCTGTGGGTCCAATACTTCAAGGATTAAAAAAGCCAGTTAATGACCTAAGCCGCGGTTGCCTCGTTGAAGACGTGGTAAATACTATCTTAATCAGCGCTATACAAGCAGGAGAATAA
- the lpxD gene encoding UDP-3-O-(3-hydroxymyristoyl)glucosamine N-acyltransferase produces MKLSEIASKANATFSGEDIEIFALNSLKNANKAELTYCDGEKNAKFISTSNAGAILVTKSLLDLVPAGMVALVCDNPHLAFALLSKDYAKPLFCEPKPSNIAKSAKIMPNVYIGSNVSVGENTIVMAGAFLGDNVTIGKNCIIHPNAVIYNDCVIGNECHLLANCVIGSDGFGYAHTKTGEHVKIYHNGNVVLGDYVEIGACTTIDRGVFESTMIANYTKIDNLVQIGHNCELGNGCLIVSQTGLAGSTVLGRNVVMGGQSGSAGHVKVGDFAQIAARGGVSKDLLGGKKYAGAYPIMELSDQFKLQAKILRFFKKN; encoded by the coding sequence ATGAAACTAAGTGAAATAGCCTCAAAAGCAAATGCTACTTTTAGCGGAGAAGATATAGAAATTTTTGCTCTAAATTCTTTAAAAAATGCAAATAAAGCTGAGCTAACATATTGTGACGGCGAGAAAAATGCAAAATTTATAAGTACGTCAAACGCTGGAGCTATCTTGGTGACAAAATCGCTTTTAGACTTGGTGCCAGCTGGCATGGTCGCACTTGTGTGTGATAACCCACACCTTGCATTTGCCTTGCTTAGTAAAGATTATGCTAAGCCACTTTTTTGCGAGCCAAAGCCATCAAATATCGCCAAGAGTGCAAAGATAATGCCAAATGTCTACATAGGCTCAAATGTTAGTGTTGGTGAAAATACGATAGTTATGGCTGGAGCATTTTTGGGCGATAATGTGACTATCGGCAAAAACTGCATCATCCACCCAAACGCAGTCATTTATAACGACTGCGTCATCGGTAACGAGTGCCACCTACTAGCAAACTGTGTGATTGGAAGTGATGGTTTTGGCTATGCGCATACAAAAACTGGTGAGCATGTAAAAATTTATCACAATGGCAACGTAGTTTTGGGTGATTATGTCGAGATTGGTGCTTGCACGACGATAGATCGTGGTGTTTTTGAGAGCACGATGATCGCAAACTACACAAAGATAGACAATCTCGTTCAAATAGGTCACAACTGTGAGCTTGGAAATGGCTGCCTAATAGTCTCACAAACTGGCCTTGCTGGCTCAACAGTGCTAGGCAGGAACGTCGTAATGGGCGGGCAAAGCGGCTCAGCTGGTCATGTAAAAGTGGGTGACTTCGCGCAGATCGCTGCACGTGGAGGCGTTAGCAAAGACCTACTTGGTGGCAAAAAATACGCTGGAGCTTATCCGATAATGGAGCTTTCAGATCAGTTTAAACTTCAAGCAAAAATTTTGAGATTTTTTAAGAAAAATTGA